The DNA segment GAACCTTAATGGTGGCACTCCATTGCAATATGCTCTACGGTATGTAGTTAGCGGTATGCTCGTATACCATTTCGAATACATAGATTATCTTTGTCAAGTAGGTGTGACTGTAAAAGAGTGTGGCTATGAACGACTGTGATAACAACGTGGCTGTGCCGTTAGATCAGTGTAGTGCTGAAGTGGCCGTTGCTTTGGATGGATGTGACATAGATGTCTATAACACTGCTAGTGCATCACCGTGGGCTCGATTTTCAACTCCAGTAGGATGGCTGGAGTTTTTCCAGATATATGTCTGCATGTATACCATGTAACCCACAGTATCCACTAGGACTAGGTCATTTTTAGTTGACCAAATGTGTCAAATACAGAATATCATTATTCAATTGGTCTGAAATGTTTAAAGAAATGTCCTGGTTACTATCGGAGATGAATTCTTGGCTCTTACCTATATTCTCAGCCTATATATTTGGCTGAATGCTTACAAATATTGGCATATTTGATAGTTTACTGTACATATGGACACAATGACACAATAGATAGTGTAAATACTGCGGTATCATCTCTGTGCGAGAGTAATGGCATCTTTTTAATGACATTTCTGGAACATAACATCGATGGAGACATCCTACCTTAACTGTGCGGTGGTGTTTTTTGGAGGGGTGACAGCGCATGTTGCTGGTGTTACAGCAGCCTGTGCAGCGTTTCACCTCCACACACGAAGGCCATATTAGGAAGTTTGCAGCGGTGGGATCCACTTGACTGCGAGGGATCTCGTAGATCACTGTCCGTATCTTGCACATGGCAGGCAATGCCTCCTCTACTGGACACAATAAATGAGGGAGTGTCATTAtgcatgaaataaatgaataaattacaatgaattaaagACAAAGAATCCTTAATTACTTAGCTAAAGATACAAATCAAAAAGGTGAAGTGcgtcactagcatcaccaaacagaattgcaaaaataattactacTTACGAACCATTTTCCCACCCCAGATaggcaaacagatagtcccaccccaactcGCGCCATTAGACGAGCCAATGTTTCAATGATAGggtaccatgttttttttgggggATATTTACCATGATAGCATCATGTAAATTCTTTGAAGTAGCTTGCAAAACCATGGTAATTATGGAGTACCTTGGCATTACCATTTGATACGTCACATGGTACTGCCACAGTACTTTATGTATGAGTTTATTTTGGGTTATATAATCGAAGCAAGACAAAACTGCCTCTTTGTTCATGAGCTTCTCTTTAGCTGATGCCAATAAAAAGACTCCTTACAACTGCATGAGTGGCAAATATTAAAGAGGGTTTTAAATATCTGTGAGGCTCCATATTTACTTAGCCAAAAATAAGAGAGACCACAGCGGTGAGATAGCTGTTCGATCCCGAGGTTTAGACGCTTTGAGAGCAACAGTTGTAACAAAAATGGCTCACAGCTATTCTGAGCCCTGAACAGTTTTCTGTGTGTGCCCGAGTGATTGGGAGGTACAGATGGGCCAAAAtatcccaacacacacacacacacacagtgattgAAAGGGAAAGGAAGAGCGAATGTCAGTGCACTCAGTGTGCCAGTCTGAACTATGTTGAATTCAACGAGTTGTGACATGAACTCTGAATGTTTGGAATTTCCTGGCTCGGATACGTTTGTGACCTCGAATGTACCACCAATCAAAATACTCTCATGTATAATCAAATAAAGAAACACCCTCCAGTCATTGTGATTTCCTAAATAAAACTGACGTCTCTGCTTTTTAAGCAGTCAATATTGGATTCGCACCAACCTGTCGtttatttaacataacatttgTACTATACTGCTATTTTGTGAGTTGAAGGGTTTGTATGGGCATACAATATGTACGCTATCAGAGCTGAtgttatgtactgtatacagCATTTTGACGGTTCACAACTGACCTGCCAATGAAATGcttgggttcattacaagttaagctcgatcgacagcatttgtgtctgttgattaccacaaaaacaaaaacataaattcaGCTCTGCCCTCCTTTTCTAGaacaggttacagtgaggcacttacaatggaagtgccaCGTTTTGGCCATTAACAAGCAACATGGCATATTAATACAGAGTTCATCTGATGTGCGGTCACAGGTTTGTATGGCCATTTATTTACAACGGCCACAAACATGTGCCATCCAATCAGATTTAATAGACGGAACTATCCGTTTTAGATCATTATAAAAATAGCAAGTCTTACCAATGCTCCTTTTCCGTCTGTGGGACAGCTGGTGACTCTTCAGATCCGAGGAGTCTGTCTGATACTGGTGATGGTTCTTCTGATGGTGTCTCTGTTTGACCTCCTCAATCACCTCATTTCCAGGACCTCATCAAAACACAGGTTCTCCATGTTACTTTCATGTGACATAGCAAAAAGATAGAAATCACGTTTTCCCCTTTAAAGCCAACATGCCACAATGAGGCTATTCAATGGATGCCCTGCAGCCTATAGTGGCGAAATTACATGGCTGCTGAATGGCTACACCAAAGCATGAAATAATTTCCTTCTGCAGAAGTATGCAGAAACTCATTTCTTGACAAACAATGGTGGCTTTATAAACTAGCTTAATTGGAAATTCTCCATGATGGATTTCTGGAGGAACTATGTCATATTGGGCCTGGATATGCTTGCCAAgattgtatttatgtcttatGTACAACTGACATGCACAGAGAACAAATATGAACTTCTGACAACTCCTAGATTTTGTCACTGGCGCGATTGAGTAAGAAAACCATTTTGCACTGTGTAAAGATGAGGAAAGAGACCAAAAAGACCCAATCAgtttaattattatgtttacagcACTGTCTTTGTAGTACAGTTTAAACAATTCATGGTTGAAGTGTATCCCATCCATTATCCAAATATAACACGCGTTCCATGTGAATTTCATTGAAGTCCAAAATCAAGGGAAGTCCATTTCAAAGTTGTCTATGCATCTTGCCATAAATGTACATCGAAGGGAAGACGAAAATCGTTAGAGATTGCTTACAAAATTTCACActttcctcaacaagccacacaaatggaggaatcattcatgttTATAACACAAGCGACATATGAGTTAAGCACCTTAGTGTAAGGGGGGTTGCTCAAATCAACCCTAAAGATAAAGTACACTTCGGTTTTCCGCATTCAGGTTCGTCTAGTGCACAGTGCACGTGACGCACATTTCGTCATTAACACAATATGCGTGAACTGTCCGCATGCACCCCAGTTTTTCAAAACAGTCTTTTGACTGTACTAAAGAGAATCAGAAAGTAGTCATAGTGTGCATGCATTGAATACATCCTTACAGGTTCGCAGagaaaagagtatactttgaaaggctagattGCGAGGCGTATACCCTAGCCTCAAGTATTAGCAATGCTAATACTGTCTGCCTTAGCAAGTATTAGTATTAAGTGACTTATCAAGATAAATAAAGTATATGATTAATTAATTCAAGAGAGATAAAATACTGAAGGAAATCAGTTACAACAACTATTACAATCTGACATTGTTCTATGAGATATTTTAGTTCTGTTAAGTTTAACCAGGCAGTTAAACATCAAACTATATCACACTTGCCAGAAGTTCTGACCCCAGTGCTGAACGATGAGGGTGGGTCCTTCAgcaatgcagagagagagagagagagagaggagagagagagagagagagagagagcacccaAGCACACCCTCTGATTTTCAAAGACTGCATGACCACACACAGTTCTGAAGCAGGAAACACAAGTGACATGTAAACAAAAGTCCTACTCTGTTTTATGTCTGTAGCTCATCTCATCTTTCCCACCAAACGGAAAGCCTttgtttttaagttgtttttcagACTCAGTCAAAGATGAAGCATTgacccacagagagagagagagagaaaaagagagagtttgATCCTGCGAAACACACCTTATCTCATGTTCAGATCAAAACTCAACTCATGTCATTATGTCAAACTTAGGAACTTTGTTCTCACAAACTCAACACAAAATTATTATCTGGAAATTGAGCTACTGTCAAAGtgcacttaaaggtatagttcacccgaAACCCTTTTGTGAACATTAACTCGCCCTCAATTCATTCCAAACTTGTGTGTGCAACCACAAATGTGATTTTTAGGCCTTCTTTTTCTCTcagttttggccttccgtccacactgagatggcgtttttcgaaaactgagctttttgaaaacattatgatgtatttgttgtcatgtgacgcagtcatgtgatctatccaaccaaaacaatcaagatggcggcccgtgttatgGCGGCGCTattgtacttgatactcactttgatagcgttgttaaaaaataaatgttactttgtacaaccatcacattgggttccttcaaaggcgaagggaagtttactcggaattggtgtctggcgacggaacacgaggattcagaccgtacatgcaacggggattttccgcatgcgcagtaactcgtgtggacgagcaacttttggaaaaactTGAAAATGCTAGTGTTGACGCAAACAAcaatgccattttcaaatgtatccggatgaACGTAGGTGCAGCCTTAGAGCTGCGGCAAAAGGCCAGATTGGgatttggaatatagcacatgaaACGTATGGACAACCTTTATGGTGCTTagtgtttttttgtccttttttggagaTCGATGGCCTCTGGTCACTATGATAGTGGCCGAATTATATCTACATGTGGAGATAAGGGTGGCCATTGGCTATATAATACATACACATGCAGAGTATCTTTAGCTTATTTTctgataaaaatatctaaaagacAAGACAAAATTATTTAAGAAGCAGAATGACATATTCcgttttgttttcagagaaatagaGCAAGATTTGGTGCTGTTTATGCTATACAGTATGCTTTCATTCATTGGAAAAAAGCAGCTGTAAATATTCTGCGAAATGAGtactgtaaatgatgatagatttataatttttgggtaaactattcttttaaacccATTGCTCACtttgaaacagacacattttcattaaatattatttggcAGGTGATTTTCATCCACATTACCTTGTACTTGTTTTAATTACAGGGCCAATCTACAGTACCTGAAGCTACATGGATTTATGCACCTTCCTCACAATTGCACCATGCTGATGAAAGCATTCTTCCAGTGTCTGTGTAAATTACTGAGTCAGAACTTATAATCTTTGCATTACCAGTGCAGATCTTAACCACTAGGCTACCATCATGAAAACCCCTCTTCATTTTACCTGTCACTCATGAACTGCTTTCAACTATACCTTTCCTTCGTCCCTAACTGTGAGTGCTTTCTCTGAACCAATTACAAAGGACAGCATTAGTCCTTCTTCATGGATTGACAGCTGTCCTTTCATCCAAGAAATGAAGGTCcctccatctgtgctgttttcttTTGGATGTGAAAGCGCTGGGCGACAGGAGAGGCAGACAGATGGACGGAGATAAGTTAAAAGGGTTCGGGGCGGCGTAGAACAAGTGCAGCCTGTTCCAGGTGAGCAGAGAGGTCACGCGCGATGACCTCACTGAAAGAGAGACACCGTTTCCTCCCTAAATCACTGTCACTGCTTTCATGACCTCTAATTATCTGTCCATTAGCGGGAGATCGCTATCTGTGCCTTCGTCCGCTCATCATACTCTCCTCATATGGAGAGTTGACAAGGTTAGCACTCTGATCTGAGGGATAACAGTCCGTTATTGCTTCCCAAATGAGACTAATCAGAATGGAAAACAGGAAAACGTTGATAACTGCATATACACTAATTGCAACGATATCAATGATCGCACAAAACAATACTGATGTTAATTGAGCAATGTAGAGGCAGCTTTCAAGCTTATCCtgagaatatacagtaatatagacCTAAAAACCTTTCACGGTTATTTACTCCTGTAAGTAATCGATTTAAACAAGGAAAACATAGATAGACCGTTGCTTAGTAAGTTAGTAGCAGGGAAacgctgaagtgtgtaatttcagcaccactagcatcaccatacagaattgctaaaataatgacTAATAAGTTCCTGAACACTCCCTCCAATCTTCAATTGAgacactgactgatctcactgtgaattcggcaccAGTAGGTCGAAATTTCTTCAGCTAAAATCAGTCTATGTTTCCCTTTATTCTAACCACTATAtggagaggtggtggtgtagtgggctaaagcacataactggtgaacaaggtcactggtttgatccccgtagccaccaccattgtgtccttgagcaaggcacttaactccaggttgctccggggggattgtccctgtaataagggctctgtaagtcactttggataaaagcatctgccaaatgcataaatgcccCAAGTAGCCAAAGCGGGAACAGTTTTTGAATGAATagacatgtgtgagctccattttttcagtgaaatgtccacaggggggCGCCGTACGCGAGTTGTttgtagttgtaaatgatgttgtACAGTGAAgactaatgcatattttattaactaccCCCTGGTCTCACGTAGccagaaaataaaatgcaaaggtCTGGGATCTATAGCAGCTTTAATTGGCCAAGAATTGCCCTCTTAGACAGAAAAGACCGGTGAAATGTCCAAAAGTCAGTtgttgtaaattatataatactgtgtagaggaatgcatattttatgaaatACCCCCTAGTCTTGCGTAGCCGGGCCTTTGACTAAACGGCACCGGTTTGGGATCTATAGCAGCTTTAACTGACCAAGAATCGCCCATTACACAGGAAAAGCCCTCTAACTGTACATGTAGAGCGATCAATCACAGTCGGTTTTGTCATTACGTGTCATTAAGGTGTGGGGTTATCTGAGATTTATCATGCCATAATTAAAGACAGACATGGGGAAAGAAATCTGCAACATGCCtttgaatatctttaaaaggtttgatgtcactaacctggcaaacttacACAAATCCGAGAGATTATTTTGTCGTCAAAAGTGCTCAATGTCTCGATGCAGAACCATGTGAACAGGACCGTTTCCAGGTGGACTAATGAAAGTTCCTGTGTTGTTCTTCTCGCGAAGgttccatcaaaccagccaataAGATTTGCACTGAGTGGTTCGAGAAAGTGTTTTTCAATTTGGTGCGCTATGCGCATCAGAGGGCTAGAGAACGGACTGTGGGCGGTCTGAGACTAACTACCTCCTAACTCAAagtccaaccctaaacctaaccaccaaTGAAGAAAAAATTGAATCTTTGaaagaaaatgcaacctccgaattgcaGCCATTATTGATTATGTGAACGCTGGGGAGTACAAATATATTGTATCGTATTATATAGTATGATACGACGCTCACTATACAATACCATTTgtatcataaacaaacacattacagTGTAATTAAAACCAAGCCGTGCAATATTGAGAGCTGCTTGAGGCGGCGCTGAGCAACACACTTACAGTACATAGGCGAGAAGATGAATGGCAAACGCCAAGTAGATTGTACTCTAGACGTACAGCATGTCGAGTTTGCCAAACAATGGTGTCATGACCTggtgctacagtacatcaaacatgttattttatttacGCTGACATAACCACGCAAATCGGTGGATTCATGATGCAGAAACAGCTGCAGTAAGATTAACAGCCGCCTCTCCCAGCCGACACAGAGCTCACAACTTAAAAAAATTGCTTATTCAAAAAAACGACAATGTAAGAAACCCGTGATTACATGAGACTTATTATTATCTGCTTCTGACTTCGAAATGTGAACAGCTTTGAGAACAACACTTGTGCATGTGTTATAAGCCAGTATTAATGCTGGTAAAGTTTACATGCTAAGTGAAACGGGGGAAGAGGGCAAAAAACATGGCCGACATAacggcccgctcggttctgccTATGGACAGTCTgccccgatcggccccaaagtgcccgatgccagattaccagtccacccCTGCGTAAGGCTATGCATTGTATTGTATCTTGAAGTTTGTGCATCGTTACATGCCTagtgaacgcaattacttcctggcttCCATACGACCAGAAACCATGTTACTGAGGCTACTTACACAACACACCATCAGTCGCACCACAGGAAaagataaacacatttgaattgatggaaaaatgtctgatgggagatgccgcttgtcagtaactctgcaGATTGGGGTTGAAGTCCCCaatctctgcatattaatctaggataggagaaagtagCCTATTTCGACACATCACTTTTAAGTCCACTATCTCTTTTTATTCTCTTTGACTGACATTTCAACAGTCTGCCCTGTCTTTCAAGTGCTGTTGATTACAGCAACAAAGATCTGAAAATACACCATCACTGGCGTCGGTCATCCTTTACTAGTCTTTTGTGTGTCTGTCAGACAGCCTGATTTAAGCGACCATTAATAATTAGATTACTACAGTACTATCTAAGAATTTTCTCTAtttgaaatttattttaattccattATGAGCACACACAGTAGTGTGTAAAAATATCTATTTGAACTATTTTACATATGATCATAACACAGTGCTGTGTTTTTACCTTATCGCTTGGTATGCCCACCAATTCTAACCAATAATAGAGCCAAAAAGAAAATACCCATAAAGCGCAAGTGTCACAGAAGCAGTAGTTTTGGTCAATTTCCAATGAAAGCTTCAAAGGAAACCCTGCGTTTGATATATTACGAGTGCCTGTGTAAACACCAGCTCAAGTGAACAAGGAGACGGCTTGTGTTAGTGATCCCTGTAATATTATCCAAACTAAAAGAGGGTGAAGAAGACACAGAAGACAGTAGAAGAAGGAAAACAAGATGTTTAAAAAGCCTTGGAGTTTGAAGATTGTATAggctggctagctagctagcaagctAGCTAGCATTGTTGGCTTTCTCAAGAGAAATTTCAACCTTGCACGACCTGCAAACCATACTTCCCTCATGTATTTTTACTGTTAGGACTGAGGAAGTCAAAAACACTCGTGTTCCACCATTAAATGCCCTGAGGACTTTAAACCAAACATCCATTCCACAGTGGAAGCCTGTATTTATGACATGTGCAGACACTCTCTTATCATTAATTATTTTCACGTTCACCCCGTCCCCCTTGCACACCTATCACACCTATGGTCTCACCACAGAAACCAGATTGGTTACACTCATACCCTAAATTACGATctcttgtgttttttgtttgtgtaattACATTGTGCTTGTGGTAATTTGTCTGTAAATGAAATTACAGTGGGCAAATGAAACCACCTGCGGACAGCTTAAGAATAGGAAACCTTGGCTGCAGCAAATCTTTCAGTTGGCTGTGACATACAGTAAGATACATGCATTTCTATGAAAACAGAAACAATCTGTGAAGAACTATTCATGACTCTCCACCCATTGGCCAgcataaacaatacttttaaatgGTTTTGTGCCACTCATAAAAAGCAGCTTCATTACTTTGTGGGATATACCCTAGACACCACAGCAACTAAAATAAACACCTGTAAACAACCAAGCCATATAGCACATGAGATTAGTTATTGAACAAAGTCCACAGAGGTGTCAAGAAGACAATGAGCAGAATTTACCTGGAGAATTTACCTCCAGTAGCCGCTGGAGGTCGCTGATGCTGTTGATTTCGCTGTGCGACAGTCTGTCTATGAACTCTTGAGGTATTGGGAATTCCTTCtagccacacatacacacaaaaagagGTAAAAGGAAATCCGTTAAGGAATTTAAGAAATACATTATGACATGGCGCCATGCATTATGACGCAGTGCGTTCTGAGTGACTTTGAAGTGTGTCGCTGCGCGTTGCGCTCACACAGGTGCATCAGTGCGCTGAGCGCAATACCGATATAGTATAATTATTTCCAACTGcgaaaacttatatatatatatatatatatgttaaacaaACTCTTTAAATGCTCCACAGAGCTTTAGCACATGTTTATCCGCAGCCACAATTGTTCATTATGCATGCACGTCTGAAATTCTGgtctattattattagttttaaaaaatatcaaCTTGAATCTTATATGAAACCAATGGGACTGGCCCATTTGTAATGCAGAGCTGATGCCAtaaaaacacaaagaatggtgtgGAATTCAGATCATTATCCCATAAGTGAAATTAGAGTATTACATCAATACATTGGGCATGACATTGCTCAGTAACAAGACTGATTTCAACATTATGAGGAATCTTCGGGACTGACTGCACCTAATTCTTTAGGACTTATGGTTCTGTTTATTCCTATCAAAGCTTTTGTGAAATCTTTGCCATTTTACCTCAGCAGTTGCCAGCAGAAGGGGCGAGATGATGAGCAGAAACCAGCAGAATATGGTTCTCATCTCCATCCAATGTCAGTTTTACACCCAGTAAGAAATATGAAGACTGTAGGAGCCTTGGAGTCGCTCCTAAGCGCAAGGAGTCCAGAACCATACCTTGAAAAGATCTCCCTTTAAATGACCCGAACCACCCAGCTCAAGTCTACATGGGACAATCCAAACTCATGGAAGCTGGTATAGTGATCCACTCAAAGTCCTGGTCCAACTGAATCTCAAAGGTGATTTAACTTGCCAAAATACTTCATGACTATCCAATCCAAAGACTGAACCCCTTGTGTAGATTCGAATTCAATGATAAATTCCAATGCAATAAAGTTACTATTAATGTATCAGGCTTTAACAACTTCTCAGAGCTTCATACACTTGATATGAGTTCAGTATTGGAGTCAAAGCAGCTCAAAGTGGATCTTCAAGAAGAAGGTCGTCATGAAGTGGCAATGCAGTACAATCCCATGCATGGACAGAGTGGAGGAAAAGCAGAAAGAAAGCGTTCAGTCCTTGCTCGTCTTGTTCACCGGGGTCCGTGCACTGAATGCGGTCTCATGCGAGTCTGATCTGCGGAATATATGCGCCTCCCCTCGCGCCCCGGTAATCACCGATCACTGCTCGAGGAGCCGGTTGGCTGGAGCTGTTTGTGAAATTTAACCCTTCAACCTCTCATCACGGCACTTAAATGTACCAATGAGTTTGTAAGCGGACTGACATTTCCCCCATTAACACACTTTTCCAGATTGTGGACactaaaaataacattaaagcaTATTATAAACATCTTGTACCAACTACACCCACATATCTCATATTCCCTGTACAGTCTATAGGCATcgatttaactttttttatcaaaaatgttATTCAAATATTAATTCAAACTTATATAAATATAAGCAAATTCATCACCTTCCGCTACAGTATGCAACAAAAATAGTTAGCGATTATAGCATGAGCAGGTGTTTGGCATAGCTGAAGCCCCATCGTGTATTTAGTgatgggaaggttacttttaaaaagtattccattacagattacagaatacatgctttaaaatgtaatttgtaacgtatctCATCAGATTACTTctggtcagtaatgtaatctaaatactttggattacttcttcagcactggtacatttttttcactagttttgactataaaaatatcttatgcagtgttgtttgtaAAACAAGGTAAAGCtacttgatcttgttttaaggagttttagatattttttcagaaaacagaaaacatttctcatcaagaatatgatttttagagaaaaaatttatatatacagtatatattaaccaACATGGattttcttcataaaaaataGGATCTTGCCCGGTAACAGGTGTGTAAAAagtgctagaaatagcattttagcatttacatttacatttatgcatttggcagacgcttttatccaaagcgacttacagtgcacttattacaggaacaatccccccggagcaacctggagttaagtgtcttactcaaggacacaatggtggtgactgtagggatcaaaccagcaaccttctgattaacagccctgtgctttagccactacgccaccaccactccacttttagcttagcataaatcaAAATGCTCacataacaatttacacaaggtttatttctatttcagcGGCTCCAATCTTAATTCAAACTTAATTCTCTGTATGACTGTAACACATCTTAACCCTGGAGAACCAAGAACCCTTTTCTTCTTTGGAAAATTATGAACTATGCATTAAATTACTGCTATAAGTTCACTGAACAccaaaatatccacttttttaaTTTTAACCCTTTATTCCCTAATTTAGGATTAGGGCCAAATTTGACCCATTGGGCTTTAGGCGTATCATTTCAAAGAATCACAATAACAAACACTGTCAATGCAAACTATTTTAAATTTAGGAAAATAATCAGTCAACCACACAGCTAcatttaacaatgtttttttgtttttttttaatttatttgttgcatGTTAGAACTGGATTTCAAATGTACAAACACTTTGGCCAATGGAAACAAGAACACAAGGCCAAAATCACTACCTGAAAAGAACTAACACCATGGGTCTTTGCTTATCCAAAAATCTGTTCTGCTAGAGAGAGGAACTCACACTAGACATGTGCTGTCAAATTCAGGGCCAAAGTCACTATCATCAGCTTCAAGTTGCTCCAATACTTGTATGACAGTGATCTTTCTCTGTTGCTTTCCCTGTCCTGAAAAGGAGCTGCCATACTCCCTGAAAATATATACTGCTTTATTAGTCTCTGGCCCTGTACTACTGAGGTAACTtagtaaaatatattatacaaatgAAATTATTTCAAGGCTTTAGCCAAATACAGGACTGTCACCATTCTCCATCAAAGTCACTCAAAGAACCaaagggtcatttttgacccgacATTTGTTTAACCCATACACCCAGAGGGTCATTTTTGGCCCATCGATTTTTGAACTAGCTCAGAGTCGCTAATTtatccaaaaataatataaaacgtACTTCTAGGCATTCTGCAAGCTAATACTAAATAGATtaacaaaaaatacacaattttacCAACCGCTGGTTTGCTGAGAGGACGATTTTGTTTGGATAGGTTTCCAGCTCAACAAAACAGCATGTGGTCAGCCATCTTGTTACTACCACTCTGGCACTTGTGAGTTCAATATTCATCCACTAGGTGTCTCTATGCAGGGGCCGGAAGTGGCACTGTGGGCTTTTGAAGTTAAatttgacaatttttatttttttgttcattttgggtAGCAGCAATTAACAGCGGCCAAATTTGACCCCGTGGGTTCTCCAGGAAagagtttcaccgctgttcagtcACTCtatggatcacatcatttatatgaatacattttttccaactgaatagactgcattttattgtcatttgtcccatttaatatttaaagtaatctctttagtaatcaaaatactttttgaatgtaatttgtaacagtTCATGAAAGGAGGATGCGGGAACCGGAGTAACAAACAACAAGACTTTAATTAACACAAACGCTGAACCGATAACATAATGGCCCAtcgatgaacacacacacagagcggccACTGCGtgcgcgtctctctctctctctctctcgcttcccCGGCTCTTCCTTTAACCTGCTCCTGCTGATTGGGCAAATCGGCACCGGGCATGCATCCTCCCGGCTCTGCCACGccctatttatttattgtatttcgttactccccaatccTGTGTGTTTTTTAGCGCAGCTGAAACGCTGCATTGGCAGTCAGCACTCAGGACCGAAACTATCTGTttcataatgttttaaataatacacTGGATAAAGAATCATAGGT comes from the Xyrauchen texanus isolate HMW12.3.18 chromosome 12, RBS_HiC_50CHRs, whole genome shotgun sequence genome and includes:
- the pdgfab gene encoding platelet-derived growth factor alpha polypeptide b isoform X3 is translated as MEMRTIFCWFLLIISPLLLATAEKEFPIPQEFIDRLSHSEINSISDLQRLLEVNSPGPGNEVIEEVKQRHHQKNHHQYQTDSSDLKSHQLSHRRKRSIEEALPAMCKIRTVIYEIPRSQVDPTAANFLIWPSCVEVKRCTGCCNTSNMRCHPSKKHHRTVKVAKVEFASRKKAKLKEVLVRLEDHLECVCTSHHHVMEHVEADTVVFPGPRKVKNGKKRKRRKQAVAAQINKDIQ
- the pdgfab gene encoding platelet-derived growth factor alpha polypeptide b isoform X1 translates to MEMRTIFCWFLLIISPLLLATAEKEFPIPQEFIDRLSHSEINSISDLQRLLEVNSPGPGNEVIEEVKQRHHQKNHHQYQTDSSDLKSHQLSHRRKRSIVEEALPAMCKIRTVIYEIPRSQVDPTAANFLIWPSCVEVKRCTGCCNTSNMRCHPSKKHHRTVKVAKVEFASRKKAKLKEVLVRLEDHLECVCTSHHHVMEHVEADTVVFPGPRKVKNGKKRKRRKQAVAAQINKDIQ
- the pdgfab gene encoding platelet-derived growth factor alpha polypeptide b isoform X5 translates to MEMRTIFCWFLLIISPLLLATAEKEFPIPQEFIDRLSHSEINSISDLQRLLEVNSPGPGNEVIEEVKQRHHQKNHHQYQTDSSDLKSHQLSHRRKRSIVEEALPAMCKIRTVIYEIPRSQVDPTAANFLIWPSCVEVKRCTGCCNTSNMRCHPSKKHHRTVKVAKVEFASRKKAKLKEVLVRLEDHLECVCTSHHHVMEHVEADTVDMR
- the pdgfab gene encoding platelet-derived growth factor alpha polypeptide b isoform X2; its protein translation is MEMRTIFCWFLLIISPLLLATAEEFPIPQEFIDRLSHSEINSISDLQRLLEVNSPGPGNEVIEEVKQRHHQKNHHQYQTDSSDLKSHQLSHRRKRSIVEEALPAMCKIRTVIYEIPRSQVDPTAANFLIWPSCVEVKRCTGCCNTSNMRCHPSKKHHRTVKVAKVEFASRKKAKLKEVLVRLEDHLECVCTSHHHVMEHVEADTVVFPGPRKVKNGKKRKRRKQAVAAQINKDIQ
- the pdgfab gene encoding platelet-derived growth factor alpha polypeptide b isoform X4, which produces MEMRTIFCWFLLIISPLLLATAEKEFPIPQEFIDRLSHSEINSISDLQRLLEVNSPGPGNEVIEEVKQRHHQKNHHQYQTDSSDLKSHQLSHRRKRSIVEEALPAMCKIRTVIYEIPRSQVDPTAANFLIWPSCVEVKRCTGCCNTSNMRCHPSKKHHRTVKVAKVEFASRKKAKLKEVLVRLEDHLECVCTSHHHVMEHVEADTGKYLSLTNRMA